The Micromonospora sp. NBC_01740 genome includes a window with the following:
- a CDS encoding glycine-rich domain-containing protein: MATKTFSTGEVLTAADINNFLVNKACHVQRFTSNGTWTKPAGAKTVWVRVLGAGGGAGAALGGGAGSLGASGGGGAGGYCESVYDADALGATVAVTVGAAGVGSGSGGGGTGGNSTFGTMTGGGGNSSAAVTATTGDTVGVGGAGGSATGGNLVNAPGEGGGYGRTLAAKNVFGNGGGSSPLGAGGDPSVGTGADGNTATGYGAGGGGGYAGTTTRAGGSGSPGVVIVVTYF, encoded by the coding sequence GTGGCGACGAAGACGTTCAGCACGGGCGAGGTTCTGACCGCCGCCGACATCAACAACTTCCTGGTCAACAAGGCCTGCCACGTGCAGCGGTTCACGAGCAACGGAACGTGGACGAAGCCGGCCGGCGCCAAGACGGTGTGGGTGCGGGTCCTCGGCGCCGGCGGCGGTGCCGGCGCGGCCCTCGGTGGTGGCGCCGGGTCGCTCGGCGCGTCCGGTGGCGGCGGCGCGGGCGGCTACTGCGAGTCGGTGTACGACGCCGACGCCCTGGGCGCGACCGTCGCGGTGACGGTCGGCGCCGCCGGTGTCGGGTCGGGCTCCGGCGGCGGCGGCACGGGCGGCAACAGCACGTTCGGCACCATGACCGGCGGTGGCGGCAACTCGTCGGCGGCGGTGACGGCGACCACCGGCGACACGGTCGGTGTTGGCGGCGCGGGCGGCTCGGCCACCGGCGGGAACCTGGTGAATGCGCCCGGCGAGGGCGGCGGCTACGGCCGAACCCTCGCCGCGAAGAACGTGTTCGGCAACGGTGGCGGGTCCTCGCCGCTCGGCGCTGGCGGGGACCCGTCGGTGGGCACCGGCGCGGACGGCAACACGGCGACCGGCTACGGCGCCGGTGGCGGCGGCGGCTACGCCGGCACGACGACCCGGGCCGGTGGTTCGGGGTCGCCCGGCGTCGTCATCGTCGTCACCTACTTCTGA
- a CDS encoding phage head completion protein, with the protein MRLSDRVTRVRAALVDVGYGNKARDWDSAPPGEVYPAEVQPLPTSEDIVGEQRVTTRFRVFLPPSADLEATDRIVWDGATYEVDGDVLPWKRRGVLHHLEALLIRVEQGEA; encoded by the coding sequence GTGAGGCTGTCCGACCGCGTCACCCGGGTCCGCGCTGCCTTGGTCGACGTGGGGTACGGCAACAAGGCCCGCGACTGGGACAGCGCCCCACCGGGCGAGGTGTATCCGGCGGAGGTGCAGCCGCTACCGACGTCGGAGGACATCGTCGGCGAGCAGCGCGTCACCACCCGGTTCCGGGTGTTCCTGCCGCCGTCGGCGGACCTGGAGGCGACGGACCGCATCGTGTGGGACGGCGCGACGTACGAGGTGGATGGGGATGTGCTGCCGTGGAAGCGGCGGGGCGTGCTGCACCACCTGGAGGCGCTGCTGATCCGCGTGGAGCAGGGGGAGGCGTGA
- a CDS encoding phage tail tube protein translates to MAAPTIQPGQIKSGPGRILYAPLGTTIPTFTAAASKITGTWTNWVEVGATEEGLTYTESTDTSDITVAESLYPVRTVTTGKSSRIAFTMSHVSDLNWKLAMNGGTITTSGTGATKLNVYVPPLVGQEIRVMLGFLSLDEDEVLIWPQVFNVGSVETGRGSFDAKHGLPVEFAAELPDPAVMTTPYKRWTSSGLAQGV, encoded by the coding sequence ATGGCCGCGCCCACGATCCAGCCGGGTCAGATCAAGTCCGGCCCGGGACGCATCCTGTACGCCCCGCTGGGCACGACCATTCCGACGTTCACCGCCGCCGCCAGCAAGATCACGGGGACGTGGACGAACTGGGTGGAGGTCGGCGCCACGGAGGAGGGCCTGACCTACACGGAGTCGACGGACACCTCCGACATCACGGTGGCGGAGTCGCTGTACCCGGTGCGGACGGTCACCACTGGCAAGTCCAGCCGGATCGCGTTCACCATGAGTCACGTCAGCGACCTGAACTGGAAGCTCGCCATGAACGGCGGCACCATCACCACCTCCGGCACCGGCGCGACGAAGCTCAATGTGTACGTGCCGCCGCTGGTCGGTCAGGAGATCCGCGTCATGCTCGGCTTCCTGTCGCTCGACGAGGACGAGGTGCTGATCTGGCCGCAGGTGTTCAACGTCGGCAGCGTGGAGACCGGCCGGGGGTCGTTCGACGCGAAGCACGGCCTGCCGGTGGAGTTCGCCGCCGAGCTGCCCGACCCGGCCGTGATGACGACTCCGTACAAGCGGTGGACGTCCAGCGGCCTGGCGCAGGGGGTCTGA
- a CDS encoding HK97-gp10 family putative phage morphogenesis protein, which translates to MESDRKPLRPAVLAALSQVPEVAKQVRQVANAIRRDARRLAPKETGTLRRNIQVERVYDQESRSVKFLVGWGGKGWYGWMVEAGTEDTPARPHLVPAAIKNGAVAPEGGDR; encoded by the coding sequence GTGGAGTCGGACCGTAAGCCGCTGCGCCCCGCTGTGCTGGCCGCGTTGTCGCAGGTGCCGGAGGTGGCGAAGCAGGTGCGGCAGGTTGCCAACGCGATCCGTCGCGACGCCCGGCGGCTGGCGCCGAAGGAAACCGGGACGCTGCGCCGCAACATCCAGGTGGAGCGGGTGTACGACCAGGAGTCGCGGTCGGTGAAGTTCCTGGTCGGCTGGGGCGGTAAGGGCTGGTACGGGTGGATGGTCGAGGCGGGCACGGAGGACACTCCGGCTCGGCCGCATCTGGTGCCGGCGGCGATCAAGAACGGCGCGGTCGCGCCGGAGGGCGGTGACCGGTGA
- a CDS encoding phage tail tape measure protein produces MTVLRTAYVEVMPKTDKFEPELNKRIRRIDASAAAGSAGEQAGESFGTRMAGAVTTAFAAAGIGGVLAGAVTASLDVSGANDKLRAQLNLTAEESARLGKAAGELYSNNYGESMGEVNTAIAKVLQAVPSLRNASVPVLKEIASGALDIARVFDQDVGGVTSAVSSMLRSGLAPNAQAAMDLITKGLQSGADKGGDFLDTLTEYSVQFTKLGLDGPAALGVINQLLAGGARNSDLAADAIKEFSIRAIDGSKTSAEGFKAIGVNAGDMAKAIASGGPAARTAFGEVVERLNAMQDPVKRNQAGVALFGTQWEDLGDAFRKLDVSAATDGLGKVAGATKGIADQSDQGRINGFVRSLKTGFVNVVGGEVLPRVTEFIDKLKSNKGLMDGLRSVGDKLVGTLSATASTAGDVVRWFREHETVTKTLAVAVGALLVATQAHAAVLAVQAAGGLVAYITQIRIVSAVTKAWAAVQWIINAAMSANPVGLIIIGLLALGAALVVAYQKSDTFRAIVQAAWKGIQVAVSFAWNNIIKPAVAALVWYFKNVMAPTFLWLYNNVVKPVWAGIQLAVKAAWVVIQIILAGMKMYFERVIAPVFRFLWNNVVKPVFAGIAATISAVWNKGIKPVFEVLGGFIKDKVAPAFRSGVGAIAAAWDKVKDAASKPVRFVIDQVLNQGIIGGINWLASKVGVKDRIPPIRWGGGGGSKKTGDAISGNTKYGDGYGHRHGTGDGEGIGDGLGSLLTNPGKWLADRAGIGKLAARFGNNPFVKTLTGAVGRAKNFALEKVQSLVGEFLGRGGGGSVGAGGLRTGISGALAALRATFGSVPLISGVRPGATTLTGNRSYHADGRAIDIAPVRPWAEYLNRTYRGQLKELITPWQDLNLLNGRPHQYRGAVWQQHNFAGGNAHVHAAMANGGIIHEPVFGIGRSGRTYAFGERGPETVTPGVGGGQRTYSISVQVAPTAHPAEVGRQIVESIKAFEAGSGSRWRR; encoded by the coding sequence GTGACCGTTCTGCGGACCGCGTACGTCGAGGTGATGCCGAAGACCGACAAGTTCGAGCCGGAGCTGAACAAGCGGATCCGGCGGATCGACGCGTCGGCGGCGGCCGGGTCGGCGGGCGAGCAGGCCGGCGAATCCTTCGGCACCCGCATGGCGGGGGCCGTCACGACGGCGTTCGCTGCCGCCGGCATCGGTGGTGTGCTCGCCGGGGCCGTCACGGCCAGCCTGGACGTGTCGGGAGCCAACGACAAGCTGCGCGCCCAGCTCAACCTGACGGCCGAGGAGTCAGCGCGGCTCGGCAAGGCCGCCGGCGAGCTGTACTCCAACAACTACGGCGAGTCGATGGGCGAGGTCAACACCGCCATCGCGAAGGTGCTCCAGGCCGTGCCGTCGCTGCGTAACGCCAGCGTGCCGGTGCTGAAGGAGATCGCCAGCGGGGCCCTCGACATCGCGCGGGTGTTCGACCAGGACGTCGGCGGGGTGACGTCGGCGGTGTCGTCGATGCTGCGCTCCGGGCTGGCCCCGAACGCGCAGGCCGCCATGGACCTGATCACGAAGGGGCTTCAGTCGGGGGCTGACAAGGGCGGCGACTTCCTCGACACCCTCACCGAGTACAGCGTCCAGTTCACGAAGCTGGGCTTGGATGGGCCGGCGGCGCTGGGGGTCATCAACCAGCTTCTGGCCGGTGGTGCCCGCAACAGCGACCTGGCGGCGGACGCCATCAAGGAATTCTCGATCCGGGCGATCGACGGCAGCAAGACCAGCGCGGAGGGCTTCAAGGCGATCGGCGTGAACGCCGGGGACATGGCCAAGGCCATCGCGTCCGGTGGCCCGGCGGCGCGTACCGCGTTCGGTGAGGTCGTCGAGCGGCTCAACGCCATGCAGGACCCGGTGAAGCGCAACCAGGCCGGTGTGGCGCTGTTCGGCACCCAGTGGGAAGACCTCGGCGACGCGTTCCGCAAGCTCGACGTGTCAGCCGCGACGGACGGGCTCGGCAAGGTGGCCGGCGCCACGAAGGGCATCGCTGACCAGTCCGACCAGGGGCGCATCAATGGCTTCGTCCGCAGCCTGAAGACGGGCTTCGTCAATGTCGTCGGCGGCGAGGTGCTGCCCCGGGTTACCGAGTTCATCGACAAGCTCAAGAGCAACAAGGGCCTGATGGATGGGCTGCGCTCGGTGGGCGACAAGCTCGTCGGGACGCTGTCGGCGACCGCCTCGACGGCCGGTGATGTTGTCCGCTGGTTCCGGGAGCACGAGACGGTCACCAAGACGCTGGCGGTGGCGGTGGGCGCGCTGCTGGTGGCGACGCAGGCGCACGCCGCGGTGCTGGCGGTGCAGGCCGCTGGCGGTCTGGTCGCGTACATCACGCAGATCCGCATCGTGTCGGCGGTGACGAAGGCGTGGGCCGCCGTCCAGTGGATCATCAACGCGGCGATGAGCGCCAACCCGGTCGGCCTGATCATCATCGGGCTGCTGGCGCTCGGCGCCGCCCTGGTCGTCGCCTACCAGAAGTCCGACACCTTCCGGGCCATCGTGCAGGCCGCCTGGAAGGGCATCCAGGTGGCGGTGTCGTTCGCCTGGAACAACATCATCAAGCCGGCCGTGGCCGCCCTGGTCTGGTACTTCAAGAACGTCATGGCGCCCACGTTCCTGTGGCTCTACAACAACGTGGTCAAGCCCGTCTGGGCAGGCATCCAGCTCGCGGTGAAGGCCGCCTGGGTGGTCATCCAGATCATCCTCGCCGGCATGAAGATGTACTTCGAGCGGGTCATCGCCCCGGTGTTCCGGTTCCTGTGGAACAACGTCGTCAAGCCGGTGTTCGCCGGTATCGCGGCGACGATCTCGGCGGTGTGGAACAAGGGCATCAAGCCGGTGTTCGAGGTGCTGGGCGGGTTCATCAAGGACAAGGTCGCGCCGGCGTTCCGTTCCGGCGTGGGTGCGATTGCCGCCGCCTGGGACAAGGTGAAGGACGCCGCGTCGAAGCCGGTGCGGTTCGTCATCGACCAGGTGCTCAACCAGGGCATCATCGGCGGCATCAACTGGCTGGCGTCGAAGGTGGGTGTGAAGGACCGCATCCCGCCGATCCGGTGGGGCGGCGGTGGCGGCAGCAAGAAGACCGGCGACGCGATCAGCGGCAACACGAAGTACGGCGACGGGTACGGTCACCGCCACGGCACCGGCGACGGCGAGGGCATCGGCGATGGCCTCGGGTCGCTGCTGACGAACCCGGGCAAGTGGCTGGCCGATCGTGCCGGCATCGGCAAGCTGGCCGCCCGCTTCGGCAACAACCCGTTCGTCAAGACGCTGACCGGGGCGGTGGGCCGCGCGAAGAACTTCGCGTTGGAGAAGGTGCAGTCGCTGGTCGGGGAGTTCCTCGGCCGTGGCGGCGGCGGGTCGGTGGGTGCGGGTGGTCTGCGGACCGGTATCTCCGGGGCGCTGGCGGCGCTGCGGGCGACGTTCGGCTCGGTGCCGCTGATCTCCGGCGTCCGTCCCGGCGCGACCACCCTCACCGGGAACCGGTCGTACCACGCCGACGGGCGGGCGATCGACATCGCGCCGGTGCGGCCGTGGGCGGAGTACCTGAACCGCACCTACCGAGGCCAGCTCAAGGAGCTGATCACGCCGTGGCAGGACCTGAACCTGCTCAACGGCCGCCCGCACCAGTACCGCGGCGCGGTGTGGCAGCAGCACAACTTCGCCGGCGGCAACGCGCACGTGCACGCGGCGATGGCGAACGGCGGCATCATCCACGAGCCGGTGTTCGGCATCGGCCGGTCCGGGCGGACGTACGCCTTCGGTGAGCGAGGACCGGAGACGGTCACGCCCGGCGTCGGTGGCGGCCAGCGCACCTACAGCATCAGCGTGCAGGTCGCGCCGACCGCGCACCCGGCGGAGGTGGGCCGGCAGATCGTCGAGTCCATCAAGGCGTTCGAGGCCGGCTCCGGATCGCGGTGGCGGCGGTGA
- a CDS encoding GDSL-type esterase/lipase family protein, translating into MISHVRKLVGLTVVLATLLLAVPASAASVVPPSGIGAYGSGTLGDWTIGSKAISAPSRVQEAVDTGGVWLLGDSLTVATWGDFATRLYGATGQVVAANGWSGRPTTPTIDALAEWKAAHGLPPVVIIASGANDIFGPVGPPALAAQIDRAAAIVGPNTRLIWVETHISRWLQQAHIQVNDQRNTGWINGVIWEATGRHDNLSVVPWERYISTNPERVRAYLSDGVHLDPADGMVVRNTLMVQAVQAAMAAG; encoded by the coding sequence ATGATCTCTCACGTCCGCAAGCTGGTCGGCCTGACTGTCGTCCTGGCGACACTCCTGCTGGCCGTTCCGGCGAGCGCGGCCTCGGTCGTTCCGCCCTCCGGTATTGGCGCGTACGGCTCCGGCACGCTGGGCGACTGGACGATCGGCAGCAAGGCGATCAGCGCGCCGTCGCGGGTGCAGGAGGCGGTCGACACGGGCGGCGTGTGGCTGCTCGGCGACAGCTTGACCGTGGCGACCTGGGGTGACTTCGCCACGCGCTTGTACGGCGCGACCGGTCAGGTCGTCGCCGCGAACGGGTGGTCCGGCCGGCCGACGACGCCGACGATCGACGCGCTGGCGGAGTGGAAGGCAGCCCACGGGCTGCCGCCGGTCGTCATCATCGCCAGCGGCGCCAACGACATCTTCGGGCCGGTGGGTCCGCCCGCGCTGGCCGCGCAGATCGACCGGGCCGCCGCGATCGTCGGCCCGAACACGCGCCTGATCTGGGTGGAGACGCACATCAGTCGGTGGCTTCAGCAGGCGCACATCCAGGTCAACGACCAGCGCAACACGGGCTGGATCAACGGCGTGATCTGGGAGGCGACCGGCCGCCACGACAACCTGTCGGTGGTGCCGTGGGAGAGGTACATCTCCACCAACCCGGAGCGCGTCAGGGCGTACCTCAGCGACGGCGTGCACCTGGACCCGGCCGACGGGATGGTCGTGCGTAACACCCTGATGGTGCAGGCCGTCCAGGCAGCGATGGCGGCGGGCTGA